The region ATTGCTGAACCTGGCACGAATACAGGAGCGGATCCTGCTGACCCGTGACCGGGGGATCCACCTCGGAAAGGGGGTTCGGCTTCATCGCCTCGAGGCCGAAGAGCTTCTCCCCGCGCTAATAGAGTTGGCCGAAACCTTCGACCTCGCGGATACCTACGATCCCTTCACCCGCTGTATGGTTTGCAACACTGAGCTCCAGCCCATCGAAGCCGATGCAGTAAGAGGCAAAGTCCCACCCCTTGTCAGCCGACATTTCCACACATTCAAAACCTGCCCCCATTGCCAGCGCATCTACTGGCCGGGCGACCACTACCAAAGAATGCTCGAAGAGTGGAAAGAGATATTCACCCAAGTCCAAAACAAGTAAGCACCACCAAACTACCTATTCCCCCGAACAGCTATTCTCCATTCTCAATTTTCAATTCTCCATTATCCGGTTACTCATTACTCATTACTCGGTTGCTCGGTTATTCAATTACTCTAACCCTCCCCTTGCTCCGCCGCACCAGCGTGTCCCTTCGGAGCCACTCCTCCAGGAGCGCCCGGCGCTCCGGTTCGGGCATCCGCGCCTCTTCGTAATAGCCCGCCGCTTTGCGCTGGCGTTCCGCTTCGTAGAGGATCAGCGCCGCGGCGACGGAGATGTTGAGGCTCTGGACCATCCCGTGCATAGGGATGATGACCGAATGGCTGGCCTCCGCCAAAACTTCGGGAGAGACCCCTTCCCTCTCGTTACCGAGAACCAGCATCGTGGGACGGGTATAGTCGACATCACGAAAATCGAGGCTGGCCTCCTCCAGATGGGTCACGACGATCTGCATCCCCTCCTCCCGTTTTTTCCTCAAAAATTCGGCACGCTCTTCATAAGGGATTCGGTGACGGCGGAGCCAACGATGGGCCCCCTGGGTCACCAGGGTATGGACGGGGACATGTTGGGGATTGTTGCGGGCATAGAAGATATCCAGCACTCCGACGGCATCGGCGGTGCGGATCACCGCCGACATATTGCGGCTGTCGTGGACATCATCGAGAAAAATTTGCAGGCAGGGTTGTTTGGCCGCCAAAAGCGCTTCGATCCGCGCCAGACGTTCGGGAGTAACCAATCGGGTAAGTCGCTCTTTCACCTAGGCTCCGATGCTTGATTTTTTCGAAGGAACGGAGTAAAATTGCGCTCCTTCTACGCTGATATAGCTCAGCTGGCTAGAGCACTTGATTCGTAATCAAGAGGTCGCGGGTTCGAGTCCCGCTATCAGCTCCACTTTCATCTTCTTTTATTACTCTAGCAATCATTAGACCATTATTTTTGTTATGGA is a window of Nitratifractor salsuginis DSM 16511 DNA encoding:
- a CDS encoding Mut7-C RNAse domain-containing protein, with translation MRDDRVSRAKPAFIADAHLGKLARHLRFGGWDTLYFPSIADGELLNLARIQERILLTRDRGIHLGKGVRLHRLEAEELLPALIELAETFDLADTYDPFTRCMVCNTELQPIEADAVRGKVPPLVSRHFHTFKTCPHCQRIYWPGDHYQRMLEEWKEIFTQVQNK
- a CDS encoding TrmH family RNA methyltransferase → MKERLTRLVTPERLARIEALLAAKQPCLQIFLDDVHDSRNMSAVIRTADAVGVLDIFYARNNPQHVPVHTLVTQGAHRWLRRHRIPYEERAEFLRKKREEGMQIVVTHLEEASLDFRDVDYTRPTMLVLGNEREGVSPEVLAEASHSVIIPMHGMVQSLNISVAAALILYEAERQRKAAGYYEEARMPEPERRALLEEWLRRDTLVRRSKGRVRVIE